One stretch of Chitinophaga pendula DNA includes these proteins:
- a CDS encoding c-type cytochrome has product MKKLVLALTILLGTHLAMAQTKKPATTKPTAAKPAATANLAASIARGKVVYQKSCIACHQVDGSGVPRLNPPLIKTQYVLGEPNRLIKIILNGLNEDVEIDGEYYSNPMPPQPALNDQEVADVLTYIRNSFTNKAPAITPAQVSTARKTK; this is encoded by the coding sequence ATGAAAAAATTAGTGCTGGCGCTCACCATCCTGCTGGGTACCCACCTCGCAATGGCCCAGACAAAAAAGCCTGCTACGACCAAACCAACCGCAGCCAAACCCGCAGCTACCGCCAACCTGGCTGCCAGCATCGCCCGCGGTAAAGTAGTGTACCAGAAAAGCTGCATCGCCTGCCACCAGGTAGATGGCAGCGGAGTGCCCCGGCTCAATCCGCCACTCATCAAAACACAATACGTGCTGGGCGAGCCAAACCGACTCATCAAAATCATCCTCAACGGTCTCAACGAAGATGTAGAAATCGATGGCGAATACTACTCCAATCCAATGCCGCCTCAACCGGCCCTCAACGATCAGGAAGTAGCCGACGTACTCACCTACATCCGCAACAGCTTCACCAACAAAGCACCGGCCATCACGCCAGCCCAGGTAAGCACTGCCCGTAAAACAAAATAA
- a CDS encoding heparin lyase I family protein: MKTCLQLVTCFSLCILSLHSCSRQQDLPGPLSSSPVVTEAAGSLRTVFWDGDASRGAAAVWKVQNIEGQGTITAVHDGVNGKIWRFDKPVGSHRTEGHGAKGYQAAEGSDIYIGWRSKLVMSVNEVTNALFQWKAYGGDMQQNFPIVIKTTGGQLRLFHFAPGKIGTELWSVPVAADVWQSYVLRIKVSRDASVGFIEFWYNGQAQSLKTGGQRYYARTLDADYCDPKWGVYGADASAITNYVDRLRIGSTYADAAP; this comes from the coding sequence ATGAAAACCTGTTTACAACTAGTTACCTGTTTCAGTTTATGTATTTTATCGTTGCACAGTTGCAGCCGGCAGCAGGACTTGCCGGGTCCATTATCTTCTTCGCCGGTTGTTACGGAAGCGGCGGGGTCTTTGCGGACGGTGTTTTGGGACGGGGATGCGTCCCGTGGTGCGGCGGCGGTGTGGAAGGTGCAGAATATAGAAGGTCAGGGTACGATTACGGCGGTGCATGACGGTGTTAACGGTAAGATCTGGCGATTTGACAAGCCGGTGGGTAGTCATCGTACGGAGGGGCACGGGGCGAAGGGTTACCAGGCGGCGGAGGGGTCTGACATTTATATCGGGTGGCGATCGAAGTTGGTGATGTCTGTCAATGAGGTGACGAATGCGTTGTTTCAATGGAAGGCATACGGAGGTGATATGCAGCAGAATTTTCCGATTGTGATCAAGACTACAGGAGGGCAGTTGCGGTTGTTTCATTTTGCTCCCGGAAAGATCGGTACGGAGTTGTGGAGTGTGCCGGTGGCGGCGGATGTGTGGCAATCGTATGTATTACGGATCAAGGTATCGCGGGATGCGTCGGTTGGTTTTATTGAGTTTTGGTATAATGGTCAGGCGCAATCGTTGAAGACGGGCGGTCAGCGGTATTATGCGCGGACGCTGGATGCGGACTATTGCGATCCGAAGTGGGGGGTATACGGTGCGGATGCCAGTGCTATTACGAATTACGTAGACAGATTGCGTATAGGTTCGACTTATGCTGATGCTGCTCCATGA
- a CDS encoding DinB family protein, producing MSLHSKTLADSLQQLYNGDPWISVNFHDHLSRMNATQATKRLGDSHCVWELINHLIYWHQEVMRYLNNERLQQDGDLPDFYLPENHGEENWQASLHRFKHSCEEMLAVIRDYPEERLYEAVPGTEQAVIYYLQGVIEHAAYHLGQIVLLHKYSEVAQ from the coding sequence ATGTCATTACATAGCAAGACCCTGGCGGATTCGCTACAGCAGTTATATAACGGGGATCCCTGGATCTCTGTGAATTTCCACGATCATCTGAGCCGTATGAATGCTACGCAGGCTACGAAACGGTTGGGGGATTCCCATTGTGTGTGGGAGCTGATCAATCATCTGATCTACTGGCACCAGGAGGTGATGCGTTATCTAAACAACGAGCGGTTGCAGCAGGACGGTGATCTGCCGGATTTTTATTTGCCGGAGAATCATGGTGAGGAGAACTGGCAGGCATCGTTGCACCGGTTCAAGCATTCGTGTGAGGAGATGCTTGCGGTGATCCGGGATTATCCGGAGGAGCGGTTGTATGAGGCGGTTCCCGGTACGGAACAGGCGGTGATCTATTATTTGCAGGGAGTGATCGAACACGCGGCCTATCATCTGGGTCAGATCGTGTTATTACATAAGTACAGTGAGGTGGCTCAGTAG
- a CDS encoding acyl-CoA carboxylase subunit beta, producing the protein MEQQQLEINKNEDAMRMAISTVKQRLAVIEQGGGKKNLEKVKEKGKLNARERIAYLLDKDSSFVELGAFAGYEMYAEHGGCPAAGTVGGIGYVSGRQCMIVANDMTVKAGAWFPITGKKQLRLQEIAMENHLPIIYLVDSAGVYLPMQDEIFPDKEHFGRIFRNNARMSAMGITQIAAVMGSCVAGGAYLPIMSDEVLMVEGNGFIFLAGPYLVKAAIGENIDAETLGGAVTHTEISGIADYKFKTDQECLDHIKKMMSKLGAPANAGFDRAKPEAPLHDPKEIYGIIPADSTRPYDMIDVIQRLVDRSEFDQYKEDYGKSILCGYARIDGWAVGIVANQRKIVKSKKGEMQMGGVIYNDSADKAARFIMNCNQKKIPLIFLQDVTGFMVGSRSEHAGIIKDGAKLVNAVSNSVVPKITIIVGNSYGAGNYAMCGKAYDPRFIYAWPTAKIAVMGGGQAAGTLLQIQVASLKAKGKEITPEEEAKLLSDITERFNSQTTPYYAAARLWVDDIIDPADTRRVISEGLTAANQAPVDNPFQLGVFQV; encoded by the coding sequence ATGGAGCAGCAGCAACTGGAGATCAACAAGAATGAAGATGCCATGCGGATGGCCATTAGTACGGTAAAACAACGACTGGCAGTAATAGAACAGGGCGGTGGTAAAAAGAACCTCGAAAAGGTAAAGGAAAAAGGTAAGCTCAACGCCAGGGAACGTATCGCCTACCTGCTGGACAAAGACAGCTCCTTCGTCGAACTAGGCGCATTCGCCGGATATGAAATGTATGCCGAACATGGTGGCTGTCCCGCCGCAGGCACCGTCGGTGGCATAGGATACGTGAGTGGCCGCCAATGTATGATCGTCGCCAACGACATGACCGTGAAAGCAGGTGCCTGGTTCCCCATAACCGGCAAAAAACAACTCCGGCTCCAGGAAATAGCCATGGAAAACCACCTGCCCATTATATACCTCGTCGACAGCGCAGGCGTTTATCTGCCCATGCAAGACGAAATATTCCCCGATAAAGAACACTTCGGCCGCATCTTCCGCAACAACGCCAGGATGAGCGCCATGGGCATCACACAGATCGCCGCCGTAATGGGTAGCTGCGTCGCCGGCGGAGCCTACCTGCCCATCATGAGCGATGAAGTGCTCATGGTGGAAGGCAACGGCTTCATCTTCCTCGCAGGACCATACCTCGTAAAAGCCGCCATCGGCGAAAATATCGACGCCGAAACACTGGGCGGCGCCGTTACCCACACCGAAATATCCGGCATCGCCGACTATAAATTCAAAACCGACCAGGAATGCCTCGATCATATCAAAAAAATGATGAGCAAACTGGGCGCCCCCGCTAACGCCGGCTTCGATAGGGCAAAACCAGAAGCACCCCTGCACGATCCCAAAGAAATATATGGCATCATCCCCGCAGATAGCACCCGCCCTTACGATATGATCGATGTCATCCAGCGCCTCGTCGATCGCTCCGAATTCGATCAGTACAAAGAAGACTATGGCAAAAGCATCCTCTGCGGATACGCCCGCATCGACGGTTGGGCCGTAGGCATCGTCGCCAACCAACGCAAAATCGTAAAAAGCAAAAAAGGAGAGATGCAGATGGGCGGCGTCATCTATAACGATAGCGCCGACAAAGCAGCCCGCTTCATCATGAACTGCAACCAGAAAAAGATCCCGCTCATATTCCTCCAGGATGTCACCGGGTTCATGGTAGGCAGCCGCAGCGAACATGCCGGCATCATCAAAGATGGCGCAAAACTCGTCAACGCCGTATCCAATTCCGTCGTACCTAAAATCACCATCATCGTAGGTAACTCCTACGGCGCCGGCAACTACGCCATGTGCGGCAAAGCATACGACCCCCGCTTCATATATGCCTGGCCTACCGCCAAGATCGCAGTAATGGGCGGCGGACAAGCAGCCGGAACACTCCTGCAGATACAGGTCGCTTCCCTAAAAGCCAAAGGCAAAGAGATCACCCCCGAAGAAGAAGCAAAACTACTCTCCGATATCACCGAACGATTCAACAGCCAAACCACACCATACTACGCCGCCGCTCGCCTCTGGGTAGATGATATCATCGACCCCGCAGACACCCGCCGCGTAATATCAGAAGGCCTCACCGCCGCCAACCAGGCCCCGGTAGATAATCCCTTCCAGCTGGGAGTATTCCAGGTATAA
- a CDS encoding PQQ-dependent sugar dehydrogenase, whose translation MKRISAQLLSIALVASCFSPSFASPAGPGDPENTNKVKPDADNAGLKLPKGFGALKVAENLGRTRHIAVTPQGGIYVKLERLKQGTGILFLQDTNGDGKTDKQSGFGNYGGTGIYVKDGYLYASSNTEVFRYKLDNKGAVADTSNVEKLVTGLIDRRQHESKSLVLDNNGNIYVNIGAYSNACQEKDRTKGSPGMRPCPVLDSAGGIWQFKADKQNQQIGDGVHYATGLRNVVGLDWNQQTNNLFVMQHGRDQLHDLFPDLYNEQASATLPAEAMYSLKKGDNAGWPYIYYDQLQKKKILAPEFGGDGKKTAGEDAIDPTVAFPGHLAPNGLLFYTGNMFPEKYRNGAFIAFHGSWNRAPEKQAGYFVAFVPFKNGQPAGEWEIFADNFAGVKEVTTPNQAQHRPCGLAQGPDGSLYVTDDVKGTVYRIVYNK comes from the coding sequence ATGAAAAGAATAAGCGCACAGCTACTGTCGATCGCACTCGTGGCGAGCTGTTTTTCCCCTTCGTTCGCCAGCCCCGCAGGCCCGGGTGATCCGGAAAATACCAATAAGGTAAAACCAGATGCCGACAATGCCGGCCTCAAACTACCTAAAGGGTTCGGCGCCCTCAAAGTAGCAGAAAACCTGGGCCGCACCAGGCACATCGCCGTTACCCCACAGGGCGGTATCTACGTAAAACTGGAACGCCTCAAACAGGGTACAGGCATCCTGTTCCTCCAGGATACCAACGGAGATGGCAAAACAGATAAGCAATCCGGCTTCGGCAACTACGGAGGCACCGGCATCTACGTAAAAGATGGCTACCTCTACGCCTCCTCCAACACAGAAGTATTCCGCTACAAACTCGATAACAAAGGGGCCGTAGCCGATACCAGCAATGTCGAAAAACTGGTAACAGGCCTCATCGACCGCCGCCAGCACGAATCCAAATCACTCGTACTCGATAATAACGGCAATATCTATGTCAACATCGGCGCCTACTCCAATGCCTGCCAGGAAAAAGACCGTACCAAAGGCTCCCCGGGCATGCGCCCTTGCCCCGTACTCGACTCCGCAGGTGGCATCTGGCAATTCAAAGCCGATAAACAAAACCAGCAAATAGGCGATGGCGTCCACTACGCCACCGGCTTGCGCAACGTAGTCGGCCTCGACTGGAACCAACAGACCAACAACTTGTTCGTTATGCAACATGGCCGCGATCAACTCCATGACCTCTTCCCAGACCTCTACAACGAACAGGCTTCCGCCACCTTGCCGGCAGAAGCCATGTACAGCCTGAAAAAAGGCGATAACGCCGGATGGCCATATATATACTATGACCAACTGCAAAAGAAAAAAATACTGGCCCCCGAATTTGGCGGCGATGGCAAAAAAACAGCGGGCGAAGATGCAATAGATCCTACCGTTGCATTCCCCGGACACCTCGCACCCAACGGCCTCCTGTTCTATACCGGCAACATGTTCCCGGAAAAATACCGCAACGGCGCCTTCATCGCCTTCCATGGCTCCTGGAACCGTGCGCCCGAAAAACAAGCAGGCTACTTCGTAGCATTTGTACCGTTTAAGAATGGCCAACCGGCAGGAGAGTGGGAGATCTTCGCCGACAACTTCGCCGGCGTTAAAGAGGTAACCACCCCCAACCAGGCCCAACACCGCCCCTGCGGCCTCGCACAGGGCCCCGATGGCTCCCTCTACGTCACCGACGACGTCAAAGGCACCGTATACAGAATCGTTTATAATAAATAG
- a CDS encoding bifunctional helix-turn-helix transcriptional regulator/GNAT family N-acetyltransferase, with amino-acid sequence MTTQLSTVAAVREFNRYYTGVIGLLNQHILDSDLSLSEVRVLYEIGERTDCTAGQLTTVLGIDGGYLSRVLKAFEKKGWITRKRCADDGRTWHLLLSDKGRELISLLNDRSNTQISNLLQPLPPASQQAVANAMKNIRDILSADNTSAPNTSQITFRHELLPGDVGYLIYLHGHLYARDTGYNLEFEQYVCGTFQDFLRTYNPSKDRVFMAIHEAHIIGAVAILGHSKTTAQLRWFLLDPAFRGLGLGKKLLQDALSFCKEKKYEKVYLLTTSLQTTAIELYKKAGFRKTGEKHLHQWGKELFEERYDMDLSY; translated from the coding sequence ATGACCACGCAATTAAGCACCGTAGCCGCCGTAAGAGAATTTAACAGGTACTATACCGGCGTCATCGGCTTGCTGAACCAACATATCCTCGACAGCGACCTCTCCCTCTCAGAAGTACGCGTCCTCTACGAAATAGGAGAACGCACAGACTGCACCGCCGGCCAACTCACCACCGTATTAGGCATCGATGGCGGATACCTCAGCCGCGTCCTAAAAGCCTTCGAAAAGAAAGGCTGGATCACCAGAAAACGCTGCGCAGACGATGGCAGGACCTGGCACCTCCTCCTCTCCGATAAAGGTAGAGAACTGATCTCCCTGCTCAACGATCGCTCCAATACACAGATCAGTAACCTCCTGCAACCACTGCCGCCAGCCAGCCAACAGGCCGTCGCCAATGCCATGAAAAACATCCGCGATATCCTGTCCGCCGACAACACATCCGCGCCAAATACCTCACAAATAACATTTCGGCATGAACTCCTGCCGGGCGATGTAGGATACCTCATCTACCTCCATGGCCATCTCTATGCCCGCGATACCGGCTATAACCTCGAATTCGAACAGTACGTCTGCGGCACCTTCCAGGACTTCCTTCGTACCTACAACCCCTCAAAAGACCGCGTATTCATGGCCATCCATGAAGCACACATCATCGGCGCCGTAGCCATACTCGGACATTCCAAAACCACCGCACAACTGCGCTGGTTCCTCCTCGATCCGGCATTCCGCGGCCTGGGCCTGGGCAAAAAACTACTACAGGATGCCCTCAGCTTCTGCAAAGAAAAAAAATATGAAAAAGTCTACCTGCTCACCACCAGCCTGCAAACCACCGCTATAGAGCTATACAAAAAAGCAGGATTCCGTAAGACAGGGGAGAAGCACCTCCACCAATGGGGAAAGGAATTGTTCGAAGAAAGATATGATATGGACCTCAGCTACTGA